A window from Pichia kudriavzevii chromosome 5, complete sequence encodes these proteins:
- a CDS encoding uncharacterized protein (PKUD0E00690; Pfam Domains: p450(3.1e-41)) — MLPEFLSETNPNSLGVSVCIVILTSALYYFVIYPLFFHPLAKIPGPLPCKITKYWLIYKSWKEEKIGYVQSLHEKYGSIVRIGPDQVDICDASYIKDIYVANFDKTDFFAHFLFFGVPCAFSTIEKEKHKEFRKPTNRLYTKSKICSPQVMPRVEKVIYDTLSVFHQYHNHELNIFLVFCDMAMDAVTSISFGPAYDPLLADPFGKGKTICGDFSIQSSPGFWVTEMPYWLDWVVTKPVKEATKRCHDWVERQFNAAYQKLGSTTSKGVDIVLNSYFEYDPEEDKNKQLTKLFDQTHAKSEIYDHIVAGHIGTSTILTYFFLEMASQPEVQEKLREEVMKQLNNNEPIPTNNFNPIGYSVIDDEKKLPYLHACLNENFRLFTGVGQLPRVVPPKGMLFRGSEIVPPVKIPCNSVVSMQPWSVHRVAAVFPNPNKYDPQRWLEASEVQLKTMKSHLLPFGTGARMCLGQHLATAEVKMIMANILCRYKVQLADDFDYEKDGAMRDFFVTVPKSEKMMLKFIPLESSTLF, encoded by the coding sequence ATGTTGCCTGAATTTTTGAGTGAAACAAACCCCAATTCACTCGGGGTTTCAGTATGCATAGTTATTCTGACTTCGGCACTATATTACTTTGTTATTTATCCACTTTTTTTCCATCCTCTAGCTAAAATACCCGGTCCATTACCATGCAAAATTACCAAGTACTGGTTGATTTATAAATCAtggaaagaagaaaaaatcgGTTATGTTCAGTCGTTACATGAGAAATATGGCTCAATTGTTCGTATTGGACCTGACCAGGTTGACATATGTGATGCATCATACATCAAAGATATTTACGTTGCtaattttgataaaactgatttttttgcacatttcttgttctttggCGTCCCCTGTGCCTTTTCAactattgaaaaggaaaaacatAAAGAATTCCGTAAACCAACCAACCGGTTGTACACAAAGTCCAAAATATGTTCTCCGCAGGTTATGCCAAGAGTTGAAAAAGTAATATATGACACATTGTCggtttttcatcaataccACAACCATGAACTGAACATCTTCTTGGTGTTTTGTGATATGGCAATGGATGCTGTTACATCTATTTCATTCGGACCAGCCTATGACCCACTTCTTGCAGACCCATTTGGAAAGGGCAAGACTATCTGTGGGgacttttcaattcaatcaTCCCCCGGATTCTGGGTTACGGAGATGCCCTACTGGCTTGACTGGGTTGTTACAAAGCCGGTGAAGGAAGCTACTAAACGTTGCCACGATTGGGTAGAGAGACAATTTAATGCAGCGTACCAGAAGTTAGGTTCAACAACGAGCAAAGGTGTCGATATAGTTCTCAATTCATACTTTGAATATGATCCTGAAGAAGACAAAAATAAGCAATTGACCAAGTTGTTTGATCAAACACACGCCAAGAGTGAAATATATGATCACATAGTTGCTGGTCATATAGGTACTTCTACCATTCTAACATACTTCTTTCTTGAGATGGCCTCTCAACCAGAAGtccaagaaaaattgaGAGAGGAAGTAATGAAACAGTTGAATAACAACGAGCCAATCCCAACTAACAATTTCAATCCAATTGGATACTctgttattgatgatgaaaaaaaattacctTATTTGCATGCTTGTCTGAATGAAAACTTTCGTTTATTCACCGGTGTCGGTCAATTACCACGTGTTGTTCCACCCAAGGGAATGCTTTTTCGGGGGTCCGAAATTGTACCTCCAGTTAAAATTCCTTGCAACTCAGTAGTTTCCATGCAACCATGGTCAGTTCATCGTGTTGCAGCAGTTTTCCCCAACCCTAACAAATACGATCCTCAGAGGTGGCTGGAGGCAAGTGAAGTACAACTAAAGACCATGAAATCTCACTTGTTGCCCTTTGGTACCGGTGCCAGAATGTGTCTTGGACAGCATTTGGCCACCGCCGAAGTTAAAATGATTATGGCCAATATATTATGCCGTTATAAAGTGCAACTTGCAGACGATTTTGATTACGAAAAAGACGGTGCAATGAGAGACTTCTTTGTCACCGTCCCAAAGAGTGAAAAAATGATGCTGAAGTTTATTCCCCTTGAGTCTTCTACTCTATTCTAA